The DNA window GGAACATTTGTGAagtcgcaaaacccatcaagcgctatgatgaaactgtctctcatgaggaccgccacagaaaagagagacccagagttacctctgctgcagaggataagttcaatagagttaactgcacctcagattgcagcccaaataaatgctttaaacagttcaagtaacagacacatctcaacagacGAGAcggcgtgaatcaggtcttcatggtggaattgctgcaaagaaaccactactaaaggacaccaataacaagaagagacttgcttgggccaagaaaaatgagcaatggacattagcccggtggaaatctgtcctttggtctgatgagtccatattttgagatttttgcttccaTCCGCTGTGTCTTTTGTGAGAACAGAGTAGGTGaatgatgatctctgcatgtgtggttcccaccgtgaagcatggaggaggaggtgtgatggtgtgggggtgctttgctggtgacactgatttatttagaattcaaggcacacttaaccagcatggctaccacagcattctgaagcgatacgccattccatctggtttgcacttagtgggactatcatttgtttttccaacaggacaatgacccaacacacctccaagctgtgtaagggctatttgatcaagaaggggaatgctgcatcagatgacctggcctccacaatcacccgacctcaacccaattgagatggtttgggatgagttggaccacagagtgacggaaaagcatccaacaagtgctcagcatatgtgggaactccttcaagactgttggaaaagcattccaggtgaagctggttgagagaatgccaagagtgtgtaaagctgtcatcaaggcaaagggtggctactttgaagaatctaaaatcatctaaaatataatttgatttaacacttttttgggggggttattacatgattccatgtgttatttcaaagttttgatgtcttcactatttctgcaatgtagaaaatagtaaaaataaagaaactcttgAAAAATattctggtactgtgtatatccATATATAGAATCTCTATGTTTGTATCTCACTTCACAGAGAAGTCTAGTTAGCCTAATCCGTTAAACTGACAATGCCGTCTCATACAGGAGCGTCAAGTCGTGTCACAGAGCCTAGGTTCCACCTGGACTTGGACAGGAACAAGCCGTGGTCAGCATCCTCATCCCCAAGACTGTCTCCATTCCTCCCAGAGGCAGTAGGCAGCATCCACCCCCACAGCGATCTTCCAGAGAGGAAAGGCTCTCCCCTGCCAGACAGCAGCGAGGTGCTGGGTGTAGACAAGGATGTGACTCCAGGGGTCCGACAAAGGCCACGGGGAGAGGCCCAGCTGGCAGCTGATGAGCCCAGCCATTCCGAATCCCCACGCAGAGGGTTTCAGAAGTATTTATCCCGCTTTGATGACGCCATGAAGCTCCGAGGCCAACTCGCCAATGAGAATCAAGCCCAGGATGCAGCCGGGTCAGACCCAGAAGAGTTGGACTCCTTCAGGCTCTTCAGGCTTGTCGGCAGTGTCCTCCTCGCCATCTTTGTCAGAGGTTTTGTCTGCAAGTATCTGGTGAGTCGGATCAAAAAAGTGTTTTATCTTCCCTTGAGGTTTTTGAATTTGTTCAATACCACTGACCTATTCTGTCTTCGATTCGGCTGCACTGATTGTGTTATGAGAGTAGACCTGTAGCATTTCACTAACTAGGTTGTACTCTTTTATTTTGCAGTCCATATTCGCACCATTTCTCACCCTCGAACTGGCCTACATGGGGTTGTACAAGTATTTTCCAAAGGTTTGAGATACAATTACACCGTTACTATGTGGTGAATGGAGCAGAGCTATAACAAATGGGTCAGATGTATGTGGTCATATCCTGTGCAGTATTATTATACATACATAAACGTGTAATAACTTTCCACCAGGTTGAGAAGAAGATGCAGACCACAGTGCTGACCGCCGCCCTCCTGCTGTCTGGAATCCCCGCTGAGGTCATCAACCGCTTCATGGACACCTACAGGAAGATGGCTGACGTCTTCGCCGACCTCTGTGTCTACTTCTTCACCTTCATCCTCAGTCACGAGATCCTGCTGTTGCTTAGTTCAGAAGAGACTGATACTCCCTGATGGACTGGAGGTCGCCGTGCTATGGCGCTGTAAATGTCACCCCCTCTCTGGGTGACAGAGGAGGGCATGACCCCTGATAGTGATCCTTCACCCTACCTCCCAACCATGTCCCATCTTGAGTCAGTACACCCCATAGGGGAGGGTGTTCGAGGTGCAGGGTCTGCAGGTGGATAAGAGAGGAAGACAGAACTTACTGGTTGAACAAGGTAACATAACATGCATTTGTGTTCTGGCCCTCTTACTATCCAGTAAAACAACAcgtcactgcacctatctgttgTATA is part of the Oncorhynchus clarkii lewisi isolate Uvic-CL-2024 chromosome 10, UVic_Ocla_1.0, whole genome shotgun sequence genome and encodes:
- the LOC139417944 gene encoding guided entry of tail-anchored proteins factor CAMLG — its product is MDAPEEKISLSAAQRRAEIRRRKLLMNSEDRMNRIVGFTKAEAEKNGASSRVTEPRFHLDLDRNKPWSASSSPRLSPFLPEAVGSIHPHSDLPERKGSPLPDSSEVLGVDKDVTPGVRQRPRGEAQLAADEPSHSESPRRGFQKYLSRFDDAMKLRGQLANENQAQDAAGSDPEELDSFRLFRLVGSVLLAIFVRGFVCKYLSIFAPFLTLELAYMGLYKYFPKVEKKMQTTVLTAALLLSGIPAEVINRFMDTYRKMADVFADLCVYFFTFILSHEILLLLSSEETDTP